One part of the Denticeps clupeoides chromosome 16, fDenClu1.1, whole genome shotgun sequence genome encodes these proteins:
- the eif3jb gene encoding eukaryotic translation initiation factor 3 subunit J-B has product MADSDSWDADNFELSEPAQKPAALQDKWEGEDEEEDVKDNWDDEEEEQQKDDEKKTEVKVSEKKKLNEKIKEKENRQKQLQEELKKQEAEEKSTLTPEEEAAEKLRVKMLQEEADMALAREAFGVETETPATKSVSGLDSMHPSSKEDFDVFEKLLREKISQYEKSVHYSSFLESLFRELCISLEVEDLKKISNSLSVLLNEKQKQEKQNKAKKKKKGILAGGGLKAKMKDDLDDYGGFAGGYDQDYEDFM; this is encoded by the exons ATGGCGGACTCCGACTCGTGGG ACGCTGACAACTTCGAGCTGTCGGAACCGGCCCAGAAACCCGCGGCGCTGCAGGACAAGTGGGAAGGcgaggacgaagaggaggaCGTGAAG GATAACtgggatgatgaggaggaggaacaaCAGAAGGATGACGAGAAGAAAACAG aaGTTAAagtttcagaaaagaaaaaactaaatgaaaagaTCAAGGAAAAAGAAAACCGACAAAAGCAGCTGCAAGAGGAGCTGAAGAAACAG GAGGCAGAAGAAAAATCAACACTTACACCAGAAGAGGAGGCAGCTGAGAAACTACGAGTCAAGATGCTTCAGGAGGAGGCAGACATGGCCCTGGCCAGAGAAGCTTTTG GTGTTGAGACTGAGACTCCTGCCACAAAAAGTGTTTCTGGACTTGATTCCATGCATCCCAGTTCCAAAGAGGACTTTGATGTCTTTGAGAAACTGCTGCGTGAAAAGATATCACAGTATGAGAAATCTGTGCATTATTCTAGCTTCTTGGAGTCCTTGTTTCGGGAACTTTGTATTTCTT tggagGTAGAAGACTTAAAGAAGATTAGCAACTCCTTATCTGTATTGCTtaatgaaaaacagaagcaagaaaag CAAAACAaggcaaagaaaaagaaaaagggcatCCTGGCAGGTGGAGGCCTCAAAGCGAAGATGAAAGATGATCTGGATGATTACGGAGGATTTGCAGGTGGCTATGATCAAGACTACGAGGACTTCATGTGA
- the cilp gene encoding cartilage intermediate layer protein 1, with protein sequence MGCLSAWALALLLGLTSTSAQDDFEWTTWFNVDHPGGRGDYEQLEAIRFYYRARVCEVPQALEARTTDWIPAHSTGERVHLDPSIGFWCTNDEQLPGRKCSNYAVRFLCPVEKNPVPQGIWGQWSDWSQCTAECGQAAVQVRSRTCKSHFHQREQQCSGPAVEGRQCKGPPCPECHLQCIMGRVNAECDACMCEDHTVLGSVRSAGGLSAPGTAILLYGPHPKLLTLTDHNGHFRIPGICPDGNSTLMVKLQNHNPQTVIVPYSRDRTSVIHVKLDRAKKPYVVKNPEHKMRRAGQTAAFCCKVAGTPEPDQYQWYHNGTLLDKKYLNYDSTLVLRNLQRSQAGEYYCRTSSEAGTVKSKPATLTVLGQGEASCNPKPESHLIRLPHDCFQNDTNSFYFNAGKCPTSTCAGQLDNGIRCKDTVAYCCGVAKMEEKQINCQGYQLPLMVVTECGCKKCVDTTAVVRGRAIAADTGEPMRFGHIFMNGVRISRTGYKGTFSVQVPKDTERLVLTFVDNMQKFVNTTKVLPFNTKGGAVYHEIKLLRKKPPVTLHSSKSNKLELGEVSGQDPIAELEIPPNSFYRENGEVFTGNVQASVTFLDPRDVSTAAAAQSDLNFVGNEGDTLPLRTYGMFSVDFRGEEAGESLNAGKVNVRLDADQVKMPEHHQTMMLWSLNPDTGLWEEEGHFQMEKKRRGKREERTFLIGNMEIRERRLFNLDVPENRRCYVKVRAFRSERFMPSEQVEGVVITLINMEPTPGYSSNPRSWGRFDSVITGSNGACLPAFCDDQRADAYSAYVMGNLGGEELEAVASTPKLNPNIIGVPQPYLGKLNYRRSDHENPRLKKTAFSINLAKPSVNTAEANGPIYSFDNLKECEEAPFSAAHFRFSRVEGDRYDYNTVPFNEDDPMSWTEDYLSWWPKPMEYRACYVKVKINSPHEINVRSRNMGGTHPRTVGQLYGIRDTRSIRDTDQPSVSAVCLEFKCSGMLYDQDRVDRTLVKVIPQGSCKRDSVTPMLQEYLVNHLPLAVNNDTNEFTMLAPLDPLGHNYGIYTVTDQDPRTAKEIALGRCFDGTSDGTSRVMKSTEGVALTFTCGDREVTRQSVFQVLQNSPGQVMAGSSQAGRGNRRQRGGPGAPRNSRKRSTRHPVRNSQNTRNPTRRN encoded by the exons ATGACTTTGAATGGACCACCTGGTTCAATGTGGATCACCCTGGTGGCCGAGGAGACTACGAGCAACTGGAGGCCATTCGGTTTTACTATCGAGCACGCGTGTGCGAGGTTCCCCAGGCCTTGGAGGCTCGGACGACCGACTGGATCCCGGCGCACAGCACTGGGGAGAGGGTCCACCTGGACCCCAGCATCGGCTTCTGGTGCACCAATGATGAGCAGCTGCCAGGGCGCAAATGTTCCAACTACGCTGTGCGCTTCTTGTGTCCAGTCG AAAAGAACCCGGTCCCCCAGGGAATCTGGGGTCAGTGGTCAGACTGGAGCCAGTGCACTGCAGAGTGTGGTCAGGCCGCGGTGCAGGTGCGCTCCAGAACCTGCAAATCCCACTTTCACCAGAGGGAGCAGCAGTGCAGCGGGCCAGCAGTGGAGGGCAGGCAATGCAAAGGGCCACCATGTCCAG AATGCCACCTACAGTGCATTATGGGTCGTGTGAATGCTGAGTGTGACGCCTGCATGTGTGAAGATCACACTGTTCTAGGTTCAGTCCGGAGTGCGGGTGGTCTTTCTGCACCTGGGACGGCTATCCTCCTTTACGGCCCACACCCAAAACTTCTCACCCTCACTGACCACAATGGCCACTTCCGCATCCCTGGCATCTGCCCTGATGGCAACAGCACTCTGATGGTGAAGCTGCAGAACCACAACCCCCAGACCGTCATTGTTCCCTACAGTAGAGACCGCACCAGTGTGATCCATGTCAAACTGGACAGAGCAA AGAAGCCTTATGTGGTGAAAAATCCTGAACACAAGATGAGACGAGCTGGCCAGACTGCCGCTTTCTGCTGTAAAGTGGCTGGTACCCCCGAACCAGATCAGTACCAGTG GTATCACAATGGCACTCTCCTGGACAAGAAGTACTTAAATTATGATAGCACTCTGGTCCTGAGGAACCTGCAAAGGAGCCAGGCTGGGGAATATTACTGCAGGACCAGTAGCGAGGCTGGGACAGTCAAATCAAAGCCAGCCACGCTCACAGTCTTAG gTCAAGGTGAGGCTTCATGCAACCCAAAACCTGAGTCCCACTTGATCCGCTTGCCTCATGACTGCTTCCAAAATGACACCAACTCCTTCTACTTCAATGCTGGGAAATGCCCCACAAGCACCTGTGCCGGTCAACTTGATAATGGCATCAGGTGCAAGGACACTGTGGCTTACTGCTGCGGGGTGGCCAAAATGGAGGAGAAGCAGATTAACTGCCAGGGCTACCAGCTACCTCTCATGGTGGTCACGGAGTGTGGCTGCAAGAAGTGTGTAGACACCACGGCCGTTGTAAGGGGACGAGCGATTGCAGCAGACACTGGAGAGCCAATGAGATTCGGGCACATATTCATGAATGGGGTGAGAATCAGTCGAACAGGCTACAAGGGAACCTTCTCCGTTCAAGTGCCCAAAGACACAGAGAGGCTTGTCCTTACTTTTGTGGACAACATGCAGAAGTTCGTTAACACAACCAAGGTTCTTCCTTTCAACACAAAAGGGGGTGCTGTGTACCATGAGATCAAGCTGCTGAGGAAAAAACCTCCTGTGACTCTTCATTCATCCAAGTCCAACAAACTTGAACTTGGTGAGGTCTCTGGACAGGACCCCATTGCTGAGCTAGAGATTCCGCCCAACTCCTTCTACAGGGAAAATGGAGAGGTCTTTACAGGTAATGTGCAGGCCAGTGTCACATTCCTAGACCCGAGAGATGTGTccacagctgctgcagcacaaagcGATCTTAACTTTGTGGGAAACGAGGGTGACACTCTGCCCTTACGTACCTATGGCATGTTCTCAGTGGACTTCAGAGGTGAAGAGGCAGGCGAGTCTCTCAATGCTGGCAAGGTGAATGTGCGGCTGGACGCGGATCAGGTGAAGATGCCAGAACACCATCAGACCATGATGCTGTGGTCCCTGAACCCTGACACTGGCCTGTGGGAAGAGGAAGGGCACTTCCAGATGGAGAAGAAGCGAAGAGGCAAGCGTGAGGAGAGGACCTTTCTAATAGGCAACATGGAGATCAGGGAGAGGAGGCTGTTTAACCTGGACGTGCCGGAGAACCGCAGGTGTTATGTGAAGGTACGGGCGTTCCGCAGCGAGCGCTTTATGCCTAGTGAACAGGTGGAAGGGGTTGTGATCACCCTGATTAACATGGAGCCCACGCCTGGTTATTCCTCCAACCCGAGGTCCTGGGGACGATTTGACAGTGTCATCACTGGCTCCAACGGTGCATGTTTGCCTGCCTTTTGTGACGACCAGAGGGCAGACGCATATTCCGCATACGTCATGGGCAACCTGGGAGGAGAGGAGTTGGAGGCTGTGGCCTCTACTCCAAAACTAAATCCCAACATCATTGGAGTTCCTCAGCCATACCTCGGCAAGCTAAACTACAGACGATCTGACCATGAAAATCCACGGTTGAAGAAAACGGCCTTCAGCATTAATTTGGCCAAACCGAGTGTCAACACAGCGGAAGCCAATGGACCAATATACTCCTTTGACAACCTTAAGGAGTGTGAAGAGGCTCCTTTCAGTGCAGCTCATTTCCGCTTCTCCAGGGTAGAAGGAGATCGTTACGACTACAACACTGTTCCGTTCAACGAGGATGATCCCATGAGCTGGACAGAAGACTACCTCAGCTGGTGGCCCAAGCCAATGGAATATCGCGCTTGCTATGTTAAGGTGAAGATCAACAGTCCTCATGAGATTAACGTGCGTTCTCGCAACATGGGCGGCACGCACCCCAGGACCGTCGGGCAGTTGTACGGGATCCGCGATACCCGGAGCATTAGAGATACGGACCAGCCTTCGGTGTCGGCTGTGTGCCTAGAGTTCAAGTGTAGCGGCATGCTGTATGACCAAGACAGAGTTGACCGAACCTTGGTTAAAGTGATCCCCCAAGGTAGCTGCAAAAGGGACAGCGTGACACCCATGCTACAAGAATATCTGGTCAACCATCTGCCTCTAGCTGTCAATAATGACACCAATGAGTTCACCATGCTTGCTCCTCTCGACCCGCTCGGACACAACTATGGCATCTACACGGTGACCGACCAGGACCCAAGAACTGCGAAGGAGATCGCGCTGGGCCGCTGCTTTGATGGCACCTCCGATGGCACCTCCCGTGTCATGAAGAGCACGGAGGGAGTGGctctcactttcacttgtgGAGACCGTGAGGTGACGCGGCAGAGTGTCTTCCAAGTCCTGCAGAATTCTCCGGGCCAGGTAATGGCAGGCAGCAGCCAGGCAGGCAGAGGCAATAGGCGGCAAAGAGGTGGACCAGGAGCCCCCCGAAACAGCCGAAAAAGAAGCACTCGCCACCcagtcagaaacagccagaacaCTCGCAACCCGACCAGAAGGAACTAG